In Carassius gibelio isolate Cgi1373 ecotype wild population from Czech Republic chromosome A10, carGib1.2-hapl.c, whole genome shotgun sequence, the DNA window ACTGTCATTTATAAAGGCCATGACACTTCAAACAGATTATAGATCAGCATCTCTCCGACCATGCCATGATGTTCAtgcccttatttttttttttagctctgagTATCTTCACTGCTTAATATACTGCCGTCCTTCTGCTACTgcggattgattttattttacattacatttacatttattcatttagcagacacttttatccaaagcgaccttacaaatgaagacattggaagcaatcaaaaacaacaaaaagagcattgatatataagtgctataacaagtctcagttaggttaacacagtacacgtagcatgggcttttaaataatataataaataaaaagaaaacagatagaataaaaacagaatagagcaagctagtgttagaggtctttacacacacacacacacacacacataattgcataataaatgaaaagaaaatataatacaaaaatattagaaaggtagttagattttttttttaaagaatagaattagaatagtgagtgctaaagttatagggtcaaataaagatggaagagatgtgttttaagccgattcttgaagatggctaaggactcatctgctcggattgagttggggaggtcattccaccaggcgggaacatttaatttaaaagtccgtaaaagtgactttgtgcttctttgggatggcacaatcaagcgacgttcacttgcagaacacaagcctgTAGAGGGCACATAGGTCTGAGTAGTATTTTGTTTGGAACTGTATTCTGAAGTaaagaaatatttaatacaaacagaaaagaACATATCATTCTGTCTAATGATAAAGGCCAACGATGCAGACCactaaacagtatatatataaaaagcctCTTTCATCCTCGTGAATTGGTCGTTCCTTGAACTGCTATGTCATCATATAAGAAGCTGGGGCTAGTTATCACAATTGTTATTACAGTGAATATTTATCGATACTTATTTTTCTGTATAGTCTTGACTACAAAGAcgataacataataaaacatttatgtaattaaCCAAAGAAAAATTAACCTTAAAGTTACCTTATCGTAGATAGATAATACCATAGACATCATATAGGAAGTCTATGGATAATACccgtgtgacaactagccccggtcagTTTTCGAGCTGTTATCCCGACTCCTCCCACAACACGTTGCGTTCATTCATCAGTCAGCGTCTTTTCGCGGCCATGGCAACATCAGGGGGTAACGGACTGTGGACCAGTCGAACGTAAAAGTGCCTCGCTCAAAGGTAAGACATCTACCTATTTCCATGGAAACGTAGAATTAAATGCAGAACACATCTATCATATCACATGTCTTTTGTAAGATTTATAAACTAACAAGTGGACTTCATATTTTGATTCCTTGCAAATCCTTTTTGTTATCGTTGGCCTAAATCTTAAGTGTCTTGCACTGTTtccttatgggtaatgtagttcctTATTGTAGCGAGCAGTATTTGTCTGGACTTAAAGGCAAACGGAGAAAAAACTACAAATCCCATGTAACTTAATAAGCAGGTGCGGTGACTGttgtgcttttctttctttttttttttttttttacatacaacaCGGCTtgattttatagaaaaaaaattgatTCTATGCTATTTTTAATAGTGTTTTTTCAGGTTAGTTCgtttttgtttaaagaaaagaCGAATTACATCCGtcctgaaatgtatttattatgtgcTTCATATTAAGTGTCCGAAAAACGGAACGGTCTTATTTTTACAGCCACTCTGTGCTCAGGGCAAAGGTTGATAAACCAAAGTTTAGTATCCTAATCCGTAGAGAAATCCTATCATTGTTATTGTTATCAGTGAAACCACACTCAGAGTGATTCAATCAGTAAAATTTACCTGATAAGATCGGagtgttttagttatttaatataaagttcGTGCATTTAAAATGACCATAATTTTTGGTTGGCCCAAATTTTCTACAGTGGACAGGAAAAAAGTCCTGATGGGCAAAAACCTATGAATGCAACCTTTAATTAAATTTGTGAACATTCCAAcctttaatttaaaatttgtataataataaactattggACATGTAAAGGTAACGCACcctcatttatgtatttatggtctcttaatgattttttcatttttttttaaatttacaatacAATTTTAAGAAAAGGCATATTTTGTTTTGCCCCTTTTTATCTGCTCCCCATCAGATTGAATATGGCATATTTGTATGTATGAAGCTTGCATTAATGTGCccatacacacactttcaacTTGCATACACTCTTACcatctttaatattatttaatatcagtaaaaaagaaaaaaagttatacacCAAACtactattaaaaacaattaatatttaaatctctgtataaattttaaatagaaatggtCACATATTCTACAATAGGTCTGCACAGAATAGTACTACACTACACTATAAGGaagttgttttttaatgttataaatatttctCATTCTTACATCCCCAAATACTCATTCTATCTGAAGGTTTTGCTGTACATGTTCCCTGGAGCTTTTTGTTGGACAAAAAGTGTTCTGAAACAGAAGGGGACTTCTGAGATAATAGCTCTTTAAATAGTTCCTGTGTTGTATTTTGCAACATATTTTCAACAAAATTGTAGAAGAAATCTGGAAATGTGCAAAGACATTTTAATGCAGCTCTAGATGGTTTGCCAGAAGGTTCATCACTCTTCTTGTCAGAATCTCTATAAAAGTTTGATTTAGCTCACCATCATCTCTCTGTTCTTTGACATGTTTAGGACTCATGGTTTTCAATCACCCGCACGTCAAACCAGCATTTCTGATGAAGCTGTGAACTAAGGTCACATTGGAGCACTGAAGTAGCGTTTGGTTTGAATATCTTTCTCACCATGAATCTGACTGAGATTTGCGACAATGCTAAGAAAGGAAGAGAATATGCACTTCTTGGGAATTATGACTCATCTATGGTGTACTATCAAGGTGTTCTACAACAGATCCACAAGCACTATCAGTCCCTCAGAGATCCTGCCCTGAAAGTCAAATGGCAACAAGTAAGGCGCTTGTATACTGTATGATTTAATctgatatgtatttatttatagtgcTGTTGCTTGTATAGGTATTAGCCAATACATACTGTGGTATTGGCACAGTATATGTAATCTGAAGGACTCAAACCCATTATGCTTTCTTCCTTCTCTGAGCCCAGGTTCGGCAGGAACTGGCAGAGGAATATGAGCAGGTGAAAAGCCTTGTAAACACCCTAGAGAGTTTCAAGGTGGAAAAACCTGTGGATTTCCCCAACCCTCTGCCTGAAGAGAGCCCAAGGGACCCCGATGTGTGGCCGCCCCCTACCCCAGCTGAGCACAGGTAGAATAGGCAGCTGATTACCTAAAGCCCTGAGGAGTTCTGTCACACATCTCCTTACTTCATGCTGTCACTGCGGTGTTCACATTGTCATAAAGCACAAAATGGAATTAGCTTTGCTGCCTGAAGTGAAGACGGACATAGTTTGTGTTTTATCCAATTGTATTTACTCCATGTAACTTGTAACATCCAAGTAAAAGATACAATACCAACatgtcagagaaaaaaaaaaaacagactcagagagttggaaaaaggatcacctcCTTTTGTCAGTAATTTGTTAAACTGCTTTTGGCTTTCATTTTAGCCTTTAGTGTGTTTGGATATGCCTCTGTCTCTACTagctttgcaatatttgcccactcttctttgcagaactgctcaagttcagttcagtGTGGTGATTagcgtttgtggactgcagtcttcaagtcattccacagattttcaatgAGGTTTAAGTCTGGACTCTGTCTATAGGCCATCCAAGGACAatcacctttttctccttcaaccactgtgtgctcagttttgctgtgttcTTTGACTCATTGTCCTGTCGCTAGGTAAACCTTCCCTTTGACAACTTTCTGGCACAAGGCAGCAGATTTGCCTcaagaatttgacagtattttgtcCCATCCATTTTTTCTTCTATCCTGACTAGTGCGCcggtccctgctgcagagaaacaccccataacaggacattagcacctccatgctttactggaggaatgcaGTTATTTGGATGTTGAGCTGTGTTGGATTTCCACCAGACATAtcgtttggtgttgaggccaaataattcaattttagtctcatctgcctcaaAAAATCTTCACGTTGTGTTTTTGCAAAGCCAACGTGTCTGCATGTGGtctttcttgaggagtggcttttttcttgTAGTCCTCTCATACAAGCCACATATTTGGAGAATTTGTGTTATTGTTGTCATATGCACACAATGcccactctttgtcataaattcctgtgACTGCTTCAGAGTTGTTATAGTCCTCTTGGTAACCTCTCTGAGCAGTGTCCtcctggctctttcatccagtttggagagacatcctgatccagggaggCTCTGTGTTGTATCAAATACCTCCCACTTCTTATTAATAGACTAcactgtgcttctaggcattgataaagcctttgattttttttgtatccatctcctgaTTTGTTCCTGTCCATAGCTTTATCCCGTAGATCTTTTGAAAGTGCCTTTACACCtgtagttgattgtttgcttcagttgaaCTACCAcagactgaaatgctccaggaaagctcttttcatgctgagctaatcaaaaGTTGAGAGTCAAATGGCTTTATGTGCCATTGAGAAGTGATTAACTACACCTGATTGTACACtggcagtatatatatatgtgtttatgtatgtgtatttgtttcaggattctttgataaaacattttttaagtgtCTTTGCTGTAACTTTTGACCAATTGAATGCTTCCTTGCATCCAATGTATTATACAGACATTATATACATCTATAAATTATATTgactaaattgattaaaaaaatcaacCCTGATATCAACCCTGTGATATCACACTGTCTGGTCATAGAGGACCTGTCCAGGTGAAGAAGCCAATCACTGTATCAAAGCCCCAGAGAAAAGACTCCCCTGGAATGCAGCATCGTGGACCCATGGGGAGAGGCCAGCCAAACGTGAAATCAGAGAGGCCCAACACCCGCGACGGCCGTGGAAATAAACCTAAGGATGAAAAAGTAAGTTATTCAAACTATTGGGCTGAATGTACAAACTGAGGAATCTTAGTCTGAATTGGAATTATGGTTAATTTAGTTTCAGGATTTCTAAGTACCTATTATCGTATGTTGCAGCAATGTGTCCTGCCTGTCTGTGTTTTCAGAGTAAGAAGAATGCCCAGGAGGGTGCTGCTGATGTGGAACAGAGGAAGTTTGATGGCGCAGGCTATGACCGCGATCTGGTGGATGCGCTGGAGAGGGACATTGTGTCCCGGAATCCCAATATCCACTGGTATTGTGCCATTTTAGTGCTAGTTTTACTGTTCAAGGACTTAGCAGAACATagtatacaaaataaatgttttatacaatTATGTTGCTCATTTgctataattaaattgaattatgtGTGATATTTCAATACTTTGCACTCTAGATGTTGAGTGAAAAACTGGGCATGGCACAATCATGAATTTGTGCTGTTGATTAATTGTCAAACCAATAATCGTGATTAACGATTTAATTGTCTGTCGTGCTCATGTCCCTTACAGTATGAgcctaatacattattaaaaaaaatgtatatatgcccATTTGATTTGCTTTAATGCAGTGACAATCTATTTTAAAACTGAAGATATTTCTCTTTAATTTTGGTACAATTAACATTCACACAGGAGCCCACTAATAATGGGTGAATATTAATTTTGAGGTTTATGCACTTACATTTCCCTTTTTGAATGGCAAACTGCacaattataacaattataagTAATCTTTCTGTCTAtaaaaatcaaatgcaaatgcaaatcagCCCTGAAAATGTGAAAATCCTCTGGGCTTAGGAATTGGCTGAATAAATGGTGATGCAGTAAGTTTAGTTTTCATACTTGACCAGACAGATAAGTAGCATGTTGAGTCAGCGACAGCTGTCAGTCACAGTGGCAGTTAGTGATTCAGTGCTGGATGGTGATTCAGGCAAGCTGTCACGTGTTACTGTTCCTGCAGGGATGACATCGCAGATCTGGAAGATGCCAAAAAGCTGCTGAGAGAGGCAGTGGTCCTGCCTATGTGGATGCCAGACTTCTTCAAGGGGATCCGCCGCCCGTGGAAGGTTAATATGTTAGATGACACCTGATGCCAGAGTTTGTGGTTTTTAGTCCAGCAGGGGGCGCAGTTATACTAGCTAATTATGTAGGACAGAACGCACATTCTTCAAAGCGGTGCTGTATCTTTAGTCACAGATTGAGTATGGCTAATATATTTCACCTTCAGTTTGTTTTCCACACGCCATCTGttttatttaagtgtttttatCTCAAACCATCAGCTGCATCTTTGTGTTTTAAATGTGTGCCCATGTGAAGTCATCTTGTTTTTACACTATCAGGGGGTGCTGATGGTGGGCCCTCCGGGCACAGGGAAGACCATGTTGGCTAAAGCGGTTGCGACCGAATGTGGCACAACATTTTTCAATGTGTCGTCCTCCACGCTGACCTCAAAGTACAGGGGAGAGTCTGAGAAACTGGTGCGGCTCCTCTTTGAAATGGTGAGCCAACATATCATTTGATATTGATTTAGGATCAGGAGTTAACTAGGCCTCAGGGCACAAATCATCGAAAATGTCccagatatttaaaatgttacatttacacaGCTGGATGACACTCTGTGTTATATAAGGGAAATATTATTTAGTTCGTCAGTCAGTTAGACGACAATATGCcttcataaaaacaaacaaaataccaCCGAAAAtagattttgattttaaattaaagggcaaatgtgctgtgtgttttctagaggaaaaaaattagtttgtttgaTAAAGGAAACAAATAGAGAACACGTATGCCctcatgaaatgtaaaagtactcATAAAGGTCAGTGTTGATTTTACATAAATGGAAATATGCTGTGTTTTGTTAGGAAAATGTCAGCAAGTTATGTAGAAACTGTAGTCAGTCAGTCAGTTAGTTAGCCAGCAAGTTAGTTATGCCGTCAGGAAAGCCAAAAAAATGGGCATTACAATGTTTTATTAGAGAAAAGGTTTTGTCAGTTAGTTAGGTTGCCTGATTgttagagaaaaaaattaaatatgaaatgtgaATAGAAAAAACTCTACAACTGAATGacacattgtttatttatataagaaaaaagGCTTGTTAATtagttatttcataaaaaataaaaaaaaataaaaaataaaaacaatcccgACTCTGATGgagttaaaaataattaacattatatttaataaactaaaaaaGTTGGTCATGTTATAGTCTATATTGTCTTTACCGGATGTTTGCGCTTCTTCTtctaatttcttatttattttttgctttaacaGGCTCGTTTTTATGCTCCTGCAACTATTTTTATTGATGAGATTGACTCTATTTGTGGGAGGCGGGGCACCTCAGACGAACATGAGGCCAGTCGCCGAGTGAAGTCAGAATTACTCGTGCAGATGGATGGTGAGTTTTGTCTAGTAGGCGACTCTGTTATGATATTACATTGAATGATGTAGCCTTATTTGAACACTCACCCATGTAATGGCATCAGGTGTAGGAGGTGCGCAAGAGAATGATGATCCCTCTAAAATGGTAATGGTCCTGGCTGCCACTAACTTCCCCTGGGACATTGATGAGGCTCTAAGAAGACGACTGGAGAAGAGGATCTACATTCCACTACCCACTGGTAATCTAACACCCTCACGCACAAGCGCCCATCAACAGGAAAACGTTCTCCAGGCAGTCACGGCTCTTCCGATTTCTCCATACATGTCACCCACTCATAAATGAACCAGCCTGACTAATTTCTCTCCATTCACACTGTGCTGTGTAGTTCATTTAGTTAGTCATTGCTCACGAGCTTTCATTGTCTAATGCAACTCCTTTGTTATAGTAACAGGGCCtggatttttgcattttaaattgtgaaaatatgtCACATTTTAAAAAGGTCACATTTCTcctaaaaatgtaaatcatgTAAATACAAACAAAAGGAAGTTTATTTCTAGAAACATGAAGATTTTTctaattgtttcatttttttccctGACACATAAgcacattttgaaatatgaataattaaaatcaaaataacaaaGGCATTTGCaaatactttataataaaattattattttttgttttgttttgttttcattgcttatttaatataacttaaataaaataatcaaatttaacttaaatacaatttttttttaatatatttcctgGAAAATAAGTCGCATGAGTCGGATCGGTTCAAAACTGCTTTGTGGAGaggaacaaaaaacaaataagttattaaattcagaaataatgtaaaataccaggtaaataattacaaataaaagaaatataatattacattttacaaacattatataaaaattattattctaGTTCTCCTTACTCCACAACAAATAACAAATGCATTTAATAGTTTTCATAGAAGAAcaaggattgaaaaaaaaaaaaaaaatagtggcattccaaataaacaacatttattttaaacatcaagcttaaacaaatttatttaaagtgaaactaaaactatgatgataaaaaaaatgatcagatgataaaaaattctaaaataccaACTTTTCATCAAACAATTACTGAACTCCACAGCTCAAGGACGGGCAGAACTCTTAAAGATCAACCTAAGGGAAGTGGAAGTGGCATCTGATGTGGATCTGACCCTCATCGCTGAGAAAATTGAGGGTTATTCAGGAGCTGACATCACCAACGTCTGCAGGTACAGTATGTTTTCAGGATTACAGATAACACCTTGTCCTAACTGAACATGATGTGACAGGTTTCAAGCATCAAGTCATTTTTGTACTCTTGCTAAAAATGTAATGCGGTGTAAAAAGTCCAAAATCAC includes these proteins:
- the LOC128021009 gene encoding katanin p60 ATPase-containing subunit A-like 1 isoform X1, whose translation is MNLTEICDNAKKGREYALLGNYDSSMVYYQGVLQQIHKHYQSLRDPALKVKWQQVRQELAEEYEQVKSLVNTLESFKVEKPVDFPNPLPEESPRDPDVWPPPTPAEHRGPVQVKKPITVSKPQRKDSPGMQHRGPMGRGQPNVKSERPNTRDGRGNKPKDEKSKKNAQEGAADVEQRKFDGAGYDRDLVDALERDIVSRNPNIHWDDIADLEDAKKLLREAVVLPMWMPDFFKGIRRPWKGVLMVGPPGTGKTMLAKAVATECGTTFFNVSSSTLTSKYRGESEKLVRLLFEMARFYAPATIFIDEIDSICGRRGTSDEHEASRRVKSELLVQMDGVGGAQENDDPSKMVMVLAATNFPWDIDEALRRRLEKRIYIPLPTAQGRAELLKINLREVEVASDVDLTLIAEKIEGYSGADITNVCRDASMMAMRRRIQGLSPEEIRALSKDELQMPVTMEDFELALKKISKSVSAADLEKYESWMSEFGSV
- the LOC128021009 gene encoding katanin p60 ATPase-containing subunit A-like 1 isoform X2, translating into MNLTEICDNAKKGREYALLGNYDSSMVYYQGVLQQIHKHYQSLRDPALKVKWQQVRQELAEEYEQVKSLVNTLESFKVEKPVDFPNPLPEESPRDPDVWPPPTPAEHRGPVQVKKPITVSKPQRKDSPGMQHRGPMGRGQPNVKSERPNTRDGRGNKPKDEKSKKNAQEGAADVEQRKFDGAGYDRDLVDALERDIVSRNPNIHWDDIADLEDAKKLLREAVVLPMWMPDFFKGIRRPWKGVLMVGPPGTGKTMLAKAVATECGTTFFNVSSSTLTSKYRGESEKLVRLLFEMARFYAPATIFIDEIDSICGRRGTSDEHEASRRVKSELLVQMDGVGGAQENDDPSKMVMVLAATNFPWDIDEALRRRLEKRIYIPLPTAQGRAELLKINLREVEVASDVDLTLIAEKIEGYSGADITNVCSCLDSYSDGTHSLHRIH